The DNA sequence TGCGGGCGGTGCGCAACCGATGTGGATCCTGGCCGGCTACGTGGTGGTCGGGCTGGTGTTGCTGCTGGTGGGGCGGTCGGTGCCCGCGGTGCCGGGGCGGTCGGCGGACCGGCCCGGCGAGGCTGGTGCCCCGGAGGTGTCCGGCACGCCGGTGGCGACGTCGGGCGGGCCGGCGGTGGCGCGGGGGTGAGCCCGGCGGGGGCCGACGATCCATGGGGGATCGGCCGTTAGGTGGAGGCCGGCTAGTGTCCTGCGCCAGAAATTCGCCTACAAAATCGGGCGAGTGATTCGAGGATCTCTTCGGCGGTCTTGGTCCAGATGAATGGGCGTGGGTTGTTGTTCCAGTCGGTGATCCACGCTCGGATGTCGGCTTCGAGGGACCGGACGCTTTTGTGGGCGCCGCGGCGGATCTTCTGTTCGGTGAGGTAGCCGAACCAGCGTTCGACCTGGTTGATCCAGGACGAGCCGGTCGGGGTGAAGTGCATGTGGAAGCGGGGGTGCCGGGCGAGCCAGGCCCGGATGGCCGGGGTCTTGTGGGTGCCGTAGTTGTCGCAGATCAGGTGGATGTCGAGGTCGGTGGGCACGGTCTTGTCGATCGTGGTCAGGAACTTGCGGAACTCGGTGGCGCGGTGCTGGCGGTGGAGTTGGCCGATCACGGTGCCGTCGGCGATGTTGAACGCGGCGAACAGGCTGGTGATGCCGTTGCGGTGGTAGTCGTGGGTGCGGCGTTCGGGCATGCCGGGCATCATCGGCAGGACCGGTTGCGAGCGGTCCAGTGCCTGGATCTGGGATTTCTCGTCCACGCAGAGGACCACGGCCCGTTCGGGCGGGTTGTGGTACAGGCCGACGACGTCGACGACCTTCTCGATGAACTGCGGGTCGGTGGACAGCTTGAACGTGTCGGCCCGGTGGGGTTTGAGGCCGAAGTCCCGCCAGATCCGCCCGATCGTCGACTTCGACAGCCCGGACCGCTCTGCCATCGATTTGCGGGACCAGTGTGTGGCGTTGCGGGGGGTCTGTTCCAGGGTCGTCACCACGACGTCCTCGACCCGGTCCAGAGCGATCGAGGGCGGGCGGCCCGGCCGCTGCTCGTCGATCAGGCCGTCCAGCCGCAGCTTCAGGAACCGCCGCCGCCACTTACCCACAGTGGACAGATGGACGCCCAACTCCGTTGCGACGTCGACGTTCGAGGCGCCCTCGGCACACGCCAGGATGATCCGTGAACGCATCGCCAACACCTGCGACGACTTCGCCCGCCGTGACCAACGCGTCAACGTCGCGCGCTCTTCGTCCGTCAGCGTCAACGGCGGGGTCGGCCGCCCGGTTCTCGGCATCCCCGCAGCTTACACCCACTTATAAGGCGAATTTCTGGCGCAGGACACTAGCAAGAGCTTGCAGATATTACGCAAGACTCTTGCATCGATGAGGGACGTCAGCCTAGATTCGCCTTCTCGTATCTCACGGTCGATGTCCCATCGCCGGCTCGCGTCACGAGGAGTTGGACGTGTCCATCAGCGCGCCCCCGACCGGCGTACGGGCCGACGCCACCGGATTCTCGCTCCATGCCGCGGACGGCACCGCCTACCGGGTCGAACTCACCACCGACCTGTTCGCCCCGGGAAATCCGCTGCTGCGCGACCACCTGGCCGGGCGACAGGTCGTCGCCTTCGTCGGCCCGACCGTGAACCGGTTGTACGGCGAGCGGATCCGGACCTACCTGCGGGCCCAGCTGCCGCCGGGCAGCTGGACCGTCCACATGGTCCGGACCGGTGAGCACTTCAAGACCATCGCCTCGGTCGAGCGGATCGGCGCCCTGGCCAAGGCCGACGGCCTCGACCGGCACGGAGTGATGCTCGCCGTCGGCGGCGGCGTCCTGTGCGACCTGGTCGGGTTCGCCGCCGCCACCTACGCCCGCGGGGTGCGCTACGCCAAGGTCAACACGACCCTGGTCGGGCAGGTCGACGTCGGCGTCGGGATCAAGACCGGGGTGAACGCCTTCGGCAGCAAGAACATGCTGGGCGCCTACCACCCGGCGTACGCCTCGATCAACGACCCGACGTTCCTGCGCACCCTGCCGGACCGGGAGATCCGCTGTGGACTCGGCGAGATCGTCAAGATGGCCGTGATCAGGGACCGGGCGCTCTTCGAGACCCTGGTCGCGCATCCGGACACCTTCCGGCCGCCGTCCGGCCCCGACGGCGGATCGGAGGGCGTGGAGGACTACGTCCTGCGCGCGGCGATGGAGTCGATGTTGCACGAACTCTGTCCCAACCTGCGCGAGGAGAACCTGGCCCGGCTGGTCGACTTCGGCCACACCTTCGGGCCGGTCATCGAGACCGCCAGCGACTACCGCGTCGCGCACGGCGAGTCGGTGGCCATCGACATGGCCCTGTCCAGCCAGCTCGCCCGACTGCTCGGCCTGCTCTCCGAGGCGGACTGCGACCGGATCACCGACCTGCTGCTGCGGCTCGGCCTGCCGGTCCACGACGCGGCGACCTGCACCCGGGACCTGATGTGGCAGGCGCTGCGCGGCGCCTGGGAACGCCGCGGCCGGCGACTGCACCTGGTCGTACCCACCGGGATCGGTTCGGCCACCTTCGTCGACGACCTCGACGACCTGCCGGCCGGGGTGCTGGACGAGGCACTGGTGGCGCTCGCCGCCGCCGCCCGGGCCGGCCGGCCGCGCCGGCTGGTGGTCGCCTGATGACCGGCGCCACGCCCGGACCCGGGCCGCACGACCCGGCGGTACGCCGTACCCGGGTGCCGAACCTGCACCGCGACCT is a window from the Polymorphospora rubra genome containing:
- a CDS encoding sedoheptulose 7-phosphate cyclase, which translates into the protein MSISAPPTGVRADATGFSLHAADGTAYRVELTTDLFAPGNPLLRDHLAGRQVVAFVGPTVNRLYGERIRTYLRAQLPPGSWTVHMVRTGEHFKTIASVERIGALAKADGLDRHGVMLAVGGGVLCDLVGFAAATYARGVRYAKVNTTLVGQVDVGVGIKTGVNAFGSKNMLGAYHPAYASINDPTFLRTLPDREIRCGLGEIVKMAVIRDRALFETLVAHPDTFRPPSGPDGGSEGVEDYVLRAAMESMLHELCPNLREENLARLVDFGHTFGPVIETASDYRVAHGESVAIDMALSSQLARLLGLLSEADCDRITDLLLRLGLPVHDAATCTRDLMWQALRGAWERRGRRLHLVVPTGIGSATFVDDLDDLPAGVLDEALVALAAAARAGRPRRLVVA
- a CDS encoding IS630 family transposase, giving the protein MPRTGRPTPPLTLTDEERATLTRWSRRAKSSQVLAMRSRIILACAEGASNVDVATELGVHLSTVGKWRRRFLKLRLDGLIDEQRPGRPPSIALDRVEDVVVTTLEQTPRNATHWSRKSMAERSGLSKSTIGRIWRDFGLKPHRADTFKLSTDPQFIEKVVDVVGLYHNPPERAVVLCVDEKSQIQALDRSQPVLPMMPGMPERRTHDYHRNGITSLFAAFNIADGTVIGQLHRQHRATEFRKFLTTIDKTVPTDLDIHLICDNYGTHKTPAIRAWLARHPRFHMHFTPTGSSWINQVERWFGYLTEQKIRRGAHKSVRSLEADIRAWITDWNNNPRPFIWTKTAEEILESLARFCRRISGAGH